Below is a window of Corynebacterium kalinowskii DNA.
GCTGGCTGACTACCACCAGGCCTCCACGATCGTGGCCGCGGGTTCCAAGCTGGACCTGAGCGAGATTTTCGCCGGCGCTTCCTACGCAACGCCATCTGCGCTGCTCACCCGCACCAAGCTCGGCAGCAAGCTTATCGACGGCGATACCGTGGCCAACCTCTACACCGTCAACCGCAGTGGCGGTGCCAGCGGTTGGATCTGGGCACTGCTCGGCATCCTGGTAGCGATCGCTGTCATCCTCGCCATCGCGGGACTGAGTGGCAACGGCGCATTCGTGGACAACCTCATCGACACTTGGAACAACATTGCGGTGGAGTTCCAAGGGCTGTTTAAGTAGCGGCAGGAGAAGCTAAATGGCTAAGAAGAAGCGTCCAACTGGCACCGCTATCGCAGGTCTAGCATTCGGTATCGCACTGGGCACCGCTTTTGGTACCTATGTTTTGTCCCCGAACCTGCCAGGCGGGGCCAACGAGGAAAGCCACAAGGCTGTGGCTGAACTAGCTGAGGCCAAGTCCGAGGCCGCGATCAATGATGCCCAAGCCAGCGCGGCTGATTCCTACATTGCCGCTACAGCGGGTGACACTGTTTCGAATGCACTCAAAGATCGTCCGGTACTGATTTTCCGTACTGCGGATGCCAACGAGGACGATGTGAAGGCAGTGACCGAGCTGCGCACCAAGTCGGGTGCGAAGGATGCGGGCACTATCACGCTGACCGAGAAGTTCTTCTCCATGGACGGCGCCGATCCGCTCAAGTCTATCGTGGCTAACACGTTGCCTGCGGGCGCGCAGCTGTCTACCACCCAGCTTGACCCGGGCACTCACGCCGGCGAAGCCTTGGGCGCGGCGCTGCTGCTCAACAAGGACAACGGCGAGCCACTGGCCAGCACCGAAGACCGTGCACTGCTGCTTAAGGCGCTACGCGATGGCGGCTACATCAATTACCCAGATGGCACCGTCCTGCCAGCTCAGCTGGTTATCGTTATTACCGGCGACTCGGACGGCGTGGGCGATAAGAACTTCGCTGCCGTCCACCAAGCTACGTTTGCCAAGGCCCTGGATAAGAAGGCCAACGGGGTGGTCGTGGCAGGTCGCGTGAACACCGCCGCAGAAAACGGCGTGATTGGTCAGTTGCGCAAGGACGCTCAGTCTGGCGTTTCTACCGTGGATTCGGTGGACCGCGCTTTCGGCCAGATTGCCACTATCTTGGCCGGCCGGGAGCAGTTGGAGAACAAGCAGGGCGACTACGGCACCGCCAACGATGTCGACGCTGTCTCCCCAGGTAAGCCAAAGGACTAGTCGCCATGCACAACTTTGAGGTTCGTTCGTCGGAGTTGCTGCTGGATTCTCCGATTATCGCGGTGCGTCGCGACGCGGTAGTCATGCCAGGTGGCGAGGTGGCGAACCGGGAGATCGTCGAGCACTTCGGCGCCGTCGCGATCTTCGCCTTCGACGGCGAGAAGATCCCACTGGTGCGCCAGTACCGTCATTGCGTGAAGCAGCGTCTGTGGGAGCTGCCTGCCGGCATTCTCGATGTCGCGGACGAGGATCCTTTAGAGTGTGCCAAGCGTGAGCTGCAGGAAGAGACTGGACTGGCGGCCACCAACTGGTCCCTTATTGTAGACCTAGTCAGCAGTCCCGGCTTTTGCGAAGAATCCATTCGAGTATTCCTCGCTACCGACCTGTCCGAGGTTGAGCGCCCGGAGCCGGAGCACGAAGAGGCCGACATGCAGCTGGAATGGTTCACTTTGCAGGAGGCCGTGGACATGGTGCTGCGCGGAGAGATCGTCAACGGCATTGCCATCGCCGCGATCATGACCGGCGCTAGGCTCATCGAATCCGGGAATACCGGACGCTCCACCGATGAGCCGTTCGAGCTGCGCCCGACGTCGATGGCCGAGCGGCGCAAAGCTGCCGGC
It encodes the following:
- a CDS encoding copper transporter, with product MAKKKRPTGTAIAGLAFGIALGTAFGTYVLSPNLPGGANEESHKAVAELAEAKSEAAINDAQASAADSYIAATAGDTVSNALKDRPVLIFRTADANEDDVKAVTELRTKSGAKDAGTITLTEKFFSMDGADPLKSIVANTLPAGAQLSTTQLDPGTHAGEALGAALLLNKDNGEPLASTEDRALLLKALRDGGYINYPDGTVLPAQLVIVITGDSDGVGDKNFAAVHQATFAKALDKKANGVVVAGRVNTAAENGVIGQLRKDAQSGVSTVDSVDRAFGQIATILAGREQLENKQGDYGTANDVDAVSPGKPKD
- a CDS encoding NUDIX domain-containing protein gives rise to the protein MHNFEVRSSELLLDSPIIAVRRDAVVMPGGEVANREIVEHFGAVAIFAFDGEKIPLVRQYRHCVKQRLWELPAGILDVADEDPLECAKRELQEETGLAATNWSLIVDLVSSPGFCEESIRVFLATDLSEVERPEPEHEEADMQLEWFTLQEAVDMVLRGEIVNGIAIAAIMTGARLIESGNTGRSTDEPFELRPTSMAERRKAAGLHADMKRL